A window of Colias croceus chromosome 13, ilColCroc2.1 genomic DNA:
TGTTAGtgtttagtaatattttgtttatatatgtttgttatttaatatctttCTACACTTTGAATACCTACAAAttacagtttttatttatcatttttgagGCTTGTAAGTTTACTCAAATCGATCGATATAAAAGTTTTCGCTGGATACTAATGGATAAGTTGTCGTAGGTAGTAATGAATGAATTCATAGGTTTAGcttatagatttataataatttaacaccTATATTAGAGTCATTTTAATTGCCTAttaacatttgacgtctatcaactTTAAGGTCTCAGCACACATATGGGATCGGAAAGGGATCGTAACCGTAACGCCTTTCGCCTCGCTGTCAACCAGGCGTCAACCTACCGTATGCACCAAATGCAATGCACGTAACGAAAGCGTATCAGCAGCGCCTGTACGTCAACTCGGCTACGGCTAGGCGACACCGGCGCGGCGTTACGCCTAAAAAGTTAGTACAGCAAGTCGTAGCAGGCCGACACGTAAGCGCGTGGACGGAGAGACGTAAGCGCGGGGACGGAGAGACGTAAGCGCGGGGACGATGAGCCGTTAGCGCTGGAATTGCAAGTTCGGAGCCTGTTCCGAGGGGAGGCGATTACGTTACTATTCCGATTAGTGTGCGTTGCAGTAGGGAGTTTAATACAAACCATTCTGAACGGCTCGAGGCGATACGGTTACGATCCCTTTCCGATCCCATATGTGTGCTGAGACCCTTATCTTCGTAGTGAGGTAACCTGCCTAaagaattaatcgatacggactTGAAACATATTTCAATCGGACTTGAAACATGCGGCAATAtagtagatttattttattatctttttttaacAGATTCATCGCATACAAGTCGCTTATAACATGACAAATATTCTTCAAAGTCGGTTTACATAAAATCAGACAAACAGCATTCTACagtttttggcaaattaaatCTCGTCGAGTCACAAATGAGAAGTGTGATGGATGTTGTTTACTCCCAGTTGAAGCGCGTATTAGCCCGTAATTTATTGGCATAATTACACCAAATGTATAGAAATAACCCTTTTATTTGAGGTTAGGCTTGAAGAttgattatgatttatttcagttatcagataacaataatatattaatatctgTTTTGCGATTCTGAACGTGATTTATGTTTGCcgtaaaataattcaatgtaaactcattataatttatgtaagtacTTAGCTTTTTACAGCAACATgaaaaatgtaatgaataatattttatgaagaaaCATAACTCTAAAAAAAGATAAAGCTcgatgttaatttatttttgtttttgtttttagtttattattaaaaaagtgttAACCCTTTCTAACCTTTGTAAATAGaatgagtaggtacctactcactTACTCAGATTGAACTAATATAGTAACCAACTTGTTttccaaatattataaaatattaatattgataataaattattaaccttTCGGAAATAAGCCGATGTAATAACCGCAATTAGCAATTTGCCTTTTAATCCTTTAAGCTTTTAATATAGTTTACTGATTTGtttggaaaattatttataacataattaacattaaagcGATTTCAAAATCCTGTTTTtctgaaatatataattttagcgtagatacataataataataatttattttctgtttggtccctaaaattgaatttttacaattattataagattaggaataacatatttttttttatttatttaattaaaataatcttttcCTTCTTCCGATTAAGATTAATGACAAGCGTTTATGAGTTCTTACTCACATTTCTAAGACACGAAGGAATTTTTAATGACTCTTCACCGCTGTCTTAATTGAGGATCAAAgtgctcttttaaattaaaagacaGTAAAATCAATAACCTATATTTTAGTACTAtaagtatacaaaattaattatactttgATAAAGATAATACAATTGTATAATATCATcgttaaatctataataagcGAACGGcgataaagaaatattattgtccGTCAAATAAGCTGTGAGTTAAAAAgtcgttttataaaaatgtttttgcaGCTGTTgctttgaaaatataaaaaagtcaaagaaaataatacctatatttgggCAACTATAacagttacaattttaaacaataatatatcaacGTATCTACAACATTCATACATGCAGGTCAACGGTTCACTTAATGACAGTACACgcacaaaataaaagaaaagaaactCAAAGAAGAGAATTTTAACGAATTTATCCCATAAAGAAATCAGGTAGCATTGTAGGTAAACTTAGCTACGGAAATAAGGTATTCGAGAGAGATTTCGTTTATTCACAAAATCACAATAGGTAGATATCTATTGGGTGTTAATTGCTTGAAATCTTGCAACGTTAAGATACGAACGTGTTGTCAGTATTTCTTACCAAGCCCAAGATAACtcatgtgaaaaaataattgtacctaGATATCTATGTAAATTTCTATCTACGTCATCAAGTGACTTGTATTTCGCCATATTCAAATTCCAACTATTTACCCCTCTTTGCACTGTTAAGTCACGATTGCTAAACCCTACCAAGTATACAGAAGCATTCTTTTCCAATACAGCGAAGTCATGAGGTTTTATTGTGGCCATAGACATTCGCGTCTGACATATTTCAAAGAGCAGTGACTTGGTGAAATAAACCGACTGTGCTTGGAAATCGGCCAACGGTTCTGAGTTGTCAGTACAATGGTAGGAACATGTATTGTGGTAGAAATGTACTTATTGAGACTATAATACTGTTGAGGTTTATCATCCTATGTTccgtatgaaaaaaaaaaatggggGAAGCAGTTTTGAaaagttttaaacataatattacattatattaaagtCTATGAGGATTCTGTGGTGCatcttttcaattaaattaataaagaaatgcAGGTTTCATAATCTACAGGTATCTACGAATTTTCTTGTTAGACGAGCGACGAAATTTATCTTTGATAAAACCCCCaacaaaacaaattactttttaaacagAGAACGGTAAAATTGTACTCTTATCTTCCTAAAATTTGACAGGAATGGATTTtcggaaaaataaatatataagcaaaattgttttctttattatctattcagttcaaacaacaaatttactcaaaaaccattgtgtatttttaatttgaagggtaaagaaatattaattcGAGTTACAATGAGAGACAAAGCGAACTTATagcattattaaaaattgtttcaagAAAATTTAGTTATTTAGAGAATTCTTGTTAGAAAATGAGCCATATTTCCCCGGCACTTCACAAGATGTTCCTTCTTGCTTGTTAAGGCTTCTATTTCGTCTGTGAGAGCCTTAATTTTTTCCTCCGCCTCCTGTTTACctctgaaaataaattaaagtacaaaattgaattatttattacctgaTCCAATTTCAAAGTAAGCAAATGGTGGTACGTGACTGAAATCGCTATGTTGTTGATAAtacaatttgaataaaaattatgcccaAATAAAAGTCTGTATTATGTGTCGGgtacattatttatgttaagtTATTAGGCGCTGAATTAAGGCTTtgggataaaatattatcattattatccattgagatatacatatggagacgacaccgcctacatcacttatgttccgctcaacatacgcctctactcattttttaatttgttttaaagtgaaacgcatcaaatatgccttcgtgtgtgttacgatattgcacaaataatacggaaaagtgcgaaggaataactttcatcggtaagtacctaactagataatattttttaaaacttagagcaaaaaaatggcgcacagattttgttcgtggtgtctcctccatacgtagtactattatctcaatgttattatcaaaattatttgtattttttgtttctcgCGGCCAACGTTTATTTCAAAGTTCTCTATTTccaaaaataatgtatgatattatatttaagttgtcttttatatctaataaaaaacgtgggttttgattgaaaattaaagCCGAGATGTAGTTGAattctaaatatataaaaaaagttaaatcaTTGTCAGTCTGTCCGGATATTGTGTTCAAGTGTGGACTACTAAAATAAGGCACGTATGTCCATATATCATTTTCCTTTTCATAGTTCAACGAATAGCACTTTATTAAAGTAGGTCACAATTGGAAAAAATGTAATAGTCTAACTAATCCATTTGGACGAAAagagtatttaattttattgcctTTTGAAGTAATTCTGAGCGtacaaaatatcaatttaagtatttctagtttttgaatgaaaaattaaacgtTTTCGTGggaatctatttttaaacgttttcGACAAAAGAAAAGGGGTAATATTTGggtaataagtattatattatacaacgTACCTACTCTTTTTGATGTAtgttttgtgaaaaatattttatattttaataccgaGAAGTAATCGATctgtttcattaatttttgatagaaataatattaaaaatcattgataatttcgttatattttttttaccacCAGACAGTAGACACtcttttctaataaaaaagagcatattacacaaaaaaggagcgtgtgtgccaagcacacttgtcagaagtgaaactcttttggcaagattcaaagatctACGactaaaatcgtcgccttactcaacacgcctaaagaagtttcatttcaaaatatgtacttatttttaataaaatggtaTTACATAACATTAAGTATGTCCTCCGGCACTCCAGTACTCAATTCCTCAATTTCAAACTGTAATTTTCTCACGTCGTCTTGACGACACGCCTCCTCAGCTTCCAGCTCAATGGTGATATTCTTTATCATTTCTATTTCGTTGTTTATTTCTTCCTCGTTCTGATGttgtttgaaattaaatgttagATATATCccttttattaattagatgCTTGCGGGACAGTCAATTATAATCGAAAGATTGATTCTAAATCAGTTTATAATTCATTAGGttggtataaataaatatacagttTAGAAAACTGAAAAACACGCTTTCGTAAGATAAACTTATCCAATAATATTgccaccgatccttgataagtggtCAAATCTATATcgttaagggctgatttttcaatccttggttaaatcTTATTCGTCCAATGAAGTATTACGCACGTATTacgcaataatattatacagatgTCACCTAAAAAGTGGGCAAGTACATGTTTAATAcgatattcgatgaataagttttacttAAGGATTGAAAAAATATCGGCCCTAAAACATACAAGGGGCCTTACATTAATCATGTGATGTTCTTTTTGGGATTTTTTGaccccccccctcccccttggTGATACGTAGTGAGGTTTAAGACTCCCCctatatcacgtgtattttttcgtacctgcaaagaatctattttttatttataaaaaaatactagtttatgtatcatctaattttattatagaaaattaaagGCTACTATAATAAACGTTCAGAGGTAGACAGAAAGATTgcagtttgtttttgaatgacataaaaataattaaagaaatgcGGAAAAGTTGTACGCgtttgactaaaaataaatacatgtaacGCCGCTTTTCGGTTGAGTATCGCGCGCTTgccgaaaaaataaatacacgtgatatatTACGATAAATACACGTGATTTTTTGATGGACCCCTCCCCCTCTTTCCAGCCTCACGTGATTAATGCCCAGCCCCcaagtaaaaactaaaaagctaataaaagcgtgttaaaaaaaGGTTgcatgaataaacaaaaatccaTAGGcctgaaaaaatattactgaCTATGGTTTATTCAAAGATAGcgctataataattattctctATAGCTATACAGCTACAGTAAACacgaaataatgaaaaataaccttATATTCTAACAAACAACCCCAATTAAAACGGCAAGcaatatttagaaaatgtCAATACCACAAACTATAAAAACCACGGTAAGAAACCATGGATCAAGTACCTATTTGGCCATGTTATCAAGTAAATGACGCATGTAATCGGTCCCTATTTCTTATCTATATTTatggaggatatttttttagacATATTGTTGGTTCAGTAAACATCAAcatttctaattattattgaagtgaaacttctttatcagggttggaaaaaaatttagtgtaacattttttcgttacgcgtgacatttttccgttacgcgccatctttttcttatccctaccacgcgtgattcgacgtatttctgtaaagttacatatagtaaattattttttgaaaaataaggtcataaagaagtttcacttcttacttgtgtacactagtacacgcacacttTTATTTCGTctcattatgtatttatataacaaaGCTGATCTATATTGTAAAGGTAAGCAATATAATTGTAATCAGGTATCCAATTAAAACGTGATAATGATTAATTCTATTTCGAGATTAAATTGTAATGAGTTTATTGAATAAACGTCAGCACAAATGTTATGtatgcaatattattaaattaaggatgaCTTTGCTTTTGTATTGGTTGCCAGTTAAAGGTTTACCTTTGTGATATTGTAGGCAATTTATCTATTCGTttataactcaggccccggaatcacagacacaatagaaaatctattgtgtcgtggaccgatcaggccgctcggggctcaatgggttaatcgCATGGTTAAAATTACTAAACTACTAActacttattttatacatgtgaaaaaaaaattttttctcAAAATGTAATtgcgttgaagttttgtaatcttatttatatttccaaGGTTATGGTCTAGACTCTAGGTGATAtaggaaatttatttattctactcGTGATAATTGTCTACTTACTTGACGAACCTATCTCTCAGATCTCAATAAACATAAGCAAACCCGCAGGTAACTGCTagtaaatctatacatataataaatctgtagaagggtcaattctgtacattgaaaatattgaaaaaataaataccagggggtgttaatggatcgataccaaacccaaataagttaaaaaaaattttgtctgtctgtctgtctgtatgtgaaggcatcacgtgaaaactaacgattcgatttcgatgaaacttggtataattataccttgttatactgggcataaaataggatacttttatcccggaaaaatacgtagaaaaaaaaatcttaatttttctaaatttatccgcgcggacggagtagcggacggaagctagttattaataataagaaagtcatcataataatataacgtcTGGCAGCTAAAGTGCAGTAAACTATCTAATTGGTACAAACTTACCGCAAAAGCCCGAGTTTGTCGAAAGCGCTGTGCAATTTCACTAAGGGTGTCTTCGTATTTGCGACTGAAAATTGTagataataacaaaacaaaagatattaaatttaatttaaattagctGTAAGGTACattgtacaaataaattaataaattaattaattaatattaaaacaattatataaaatattgatatagcgcataattttaaatctatagtCGATAAATTAAATGCATACTTATGaattttgtaatgaaatataacactctcaatgatataaaaaaaatgaattcatAAACTCTTTTTTGTCGgttatatgaattatttattattgataaaagCACGTCCCTACTTCTAACGATCTTTGAGTATTGGCTTCGTTTCTTATTAAACATGGTTCATAAAAGTAATGTTCCatccatattatattatttacaagaaaCGAAATTCAATCTCACATATAAgacatactttaaaaataaattatcatcatTACAGAATATAATTTCATGGAGCAGGAATCAGGCTACagggaaaaatattttttatttaagccaGCGCGCGGCCGAAAAATTATTCATGAAtcacaaaattgaaatatagatatttaacACATTTAATATGATGGTGTTGAAGTTTCAATGTAATCTAAAAGTACCTAATTGCACTTCAAATAAAGGAATAGGTAATCAAGAAGATTTTTCCCTCATAACAAAAAAGTACTGTATAAGAaaacatttaacataatatgattttgttTGATAACATTCAACataaatatagatagataaaataaataaataataataaattaaatattagattCAAAAACTTGGAtaacaaattgaaaaaaaaattttttccctacttataatattgataattacgaactattattatattaaattaactttataataaagatttagaaaaaattcgaaCACGAGGCTGGACGATGatcaatttttttctattatttataaatcatttgaatgccataaaaaaaaatcaaattaaattaactcataaataattgaaacataCATCTCACTCTCCACACACGCCTGTTCCCGTCTAACCTCCGTCTCCAACATAACTCTATGGTCGCGCGACTTGTCAACTGAAGCGCTCATGGCCTcgcattgtttttttaattgcatCCGTTTCGCTGTTAACTGTACTGTGGATTGTGAATAatctgtttgttttatttgtttatttgtaggGTATTTTGTGGAATAAATACTCGGTTTTTTAGTGTCTATCtgttttttttgtgaaacatAATGACTTGATTGCGGGAAATAAGTTTCTATACAACCCAAAGTaggtgttttatttattttgtgtgcTACCTTTAttaaaggtatttttataGGAAAAGGGAATGTTGTTAGATTGTGTAGAACAAACTATATTAATTGAATGatgatattgtaaataacgtgaAAATGCTTGAAATAGGCCGGGAACGACGCGACGGCTCAAACGCGGTATGAGATGTATTGATattggaaaatttatttattaattgatgttttattaagtttttgttcatcatctttattttttatttttactgtaatGTTTGAATTAAAGAAGCAAAGTAGAACTTTACATGAactaaatttaacaaattcaatgtatgaaattattattttatatctgttACTAATTCTTTACTAATGATATGTTTTATAACCAttgtaacaattattattacataaatttctaataaataaatataatagattCTCTTACCATTTTCTAGCTTCAGGCGTTCTATTTCTGTATTCAGAGAACGCGAAATGCGCAATGCATTCAACGTTTTATGGTATTTCTGTTCATTTTCCGCATCTAACGATGGCATTGCAGACttctacaaaattaattaacaacttaataataatcgtaataaattaaatatgtaccttCTTAAATAACGTCAAAGTACATACCGTTACTACAATGTCGTTCTCTACTTCTTCCAAGTTTgattttaacaaacatatttGCATCTGTTGTTCTTCGGGAGAAAACATCTTAAAATTTCGATTATtgcaatcaaaataaaaattaattttaattcttcAATTTATTCGTGAACTTATTCCCCGATCACAATTTTTTAACTATGGAATATAATTTGGAATgctgtttaatttattcttttttcaaattattttcagcCAGGATTCATATTTTACATCTAATAAAACGATTATacaaatcaatgaaatataattattataaaatactttatttattaaaataaataatgtaaaatagtaagaacaatataattataagattattaatttagatttaacaTGGATGTCTATAACAAGCACGAATCATTGGCACAtgcatgaaaaaaaaagttgtcGTAGTTTTTGGCGGGAACATGATTCTTGTCAagaaaagttttataatttatttcaagctGTAACTGAGGTAGACTAGATTcttgtttgtaaaattttaataagttaattatgtaagacttaattattacttttgtgtatttaaaatataccatACTTTTTAGTGTCTTTAcaagtttacatattattacgtaCGTAAATATGTGCAGCTATTAATTCGAAAATAACTTTGATTTTTGTTCTGTATGGATTTTGAATATGGAAATTTAGAAAAGGAAAAACACATTGAAACGGGAAATATACATGTGAATAGTACACGGCCGGAGCGAAGCCTTCaacaattgtttttttgtaaggtaaatattttgaacattttttttcaatactcaaaatagaataattaacCATACAATTAGGTCTATTTTAGTTTCTCAAATTTTAGAGATATAATGTTCACGTACAAGGCACTCGCTTATAACCTGTttcttgttattattataaagttatacttagctaactttaattataattccGGTGAGCTGAACAATAAATTAGATATAGATGAGAGTTTGCACGCTTGCCCATTGAAAACTTTCCCCGTGAAACTGTTTAATGCTATGAGCTATCTATGGAACATATGGGCTTATGTTGTTAGCGagtttaataacattatgatTTATAACAACTTTCAGAGCTCTGCACGATATTAAGGACTAGATTTCGGATTCGATTAAGGAagacccgcatagttcccgttcccttgggatttccgggataaaaactatcctatgtgttaatccaagttaccctctatatgtgtgcgaaatttcattgttatcggttcagtagtttttacgtgaaagagtaacaaacatccatacatccatacatccatacttacaaactttcgcttttatagtatatattaagatattaagatatattatGGGGATTCGGGATAGCTtggtataaaaattttaaatataatgatttttattgttttatatacctacccaACCGCTAGTTTTAGCATTTCTTTAAatcaaaggagaatgcccatgaaagtatggaccacagtatagtgttgcgtcaatgccagagtggttttggggggttcttcgatattcgaaagatttttaccaatacattttttgtgataaaaacaggggttttcaagatattgagaaaaatgtgaattaacctcaaaacttatataaacccgatttagttaggtttatgtgtgatttaggtagtattttattgtCTGAAAgctatttttcgtttaacataatatttaatctatgcgtagagcttatgctttcagacaaagtctatctgttcatcagctagtgtaggtaggcaccagaaatcttccgggacggattacaagaaaacttaaatatatatttaaaaaatgccaatagagtttttattcggtttgcatattgttgttgttgtttgaatcattttttcactacatattcgaagaaagaaacaaataagaaataactggttaccttcCAAGCTATCTtacaagctatgtcataataatattttcttatatatatttatattattttacttcactatatatgttaaaacaacctacagtgtatttaaaacaataccttacagagtgattttatgttaattgattttttgtaattcaatgaaaataatattagctatttaccatagtaaatgtcataatagttaccgcttggttaccgtggtaaccagtaatggatactaaatctatggtaacggatctaaacaattacatgtcttattagattttacaaaacattccctggtcaaaatatattttccgatagtaagaaggcctctaaattgccgagattttttttaatagtatttttatcttgatgcatgagaaaaaacctgtagaaaaaatgtaaacggtaatggacactaaatatataataacggatctaaacaattacatgtcttattagattttacaaaacattccctgttcaaaatatattttccgatggtaagaaggcctctaaattgccgagattttttttaatatattgttgtcttgatgcatgagaaaaaccagtaccaaaaatgggcattctccttttatgcttatgtattatgaaatacaggctcttatttattactagttGTACCCCACGGTTTTACCCGTATTCCTCTGGTCCTATTTCTCTAAGcgttatgatatattatagctttCCTTTAttaatggactatctaacatcgacataatttttcaaatcgtcccgcggttcctgagattagctcgTTCAATCAAAGAATCAAACAAACTCATAACATAACATTAGTAcctttagtttatatttatacgaTAAAATTTGATAGCAGTTATAGACTTATAGTttcgtaataatattaaaaaggcGTATCTACACATAGCGAGCGAGTGTGGCGCGAAGTTCCGCGAAGCATTTGTATGCAGTAGAACTGCCCTGTTTTATCTAATCCCTCATTATGtgctattttttaatacatccaatataagtaagtaattattaatcaatTAGACTTATGAGAGACTAGCtttcgcccgcgactccgtccgcgcggatgtcggtcttcgcgtggatggtttatttctccattttgagtaactctgacatcttataaatatctattggacccaaatacggctaggcctataataatacgcaacgtgtgttcgcggttctacagaacaacgtctatggataaaactgaaaaattaagtttaatttttttctacgtatttttccaggataaaaagtatcctattttacgcccaggataataaggtataattataccaagtttcatcgaaatccaaccgttagttttcatgtgatgccttcacatacagacagacagacagacagtcagacaaaaattttattaatcacatatttgggtttggtatcgatccagtaacagcccctggtatttattttttcaatattttcaatgtacagaattgacccttctacagatttattatatgtatagattaaactACGTCAGTACTCTGATTAGATACAGATTAAGAGATGTCTCTAGTCGTGAAACTTTTAATCCATGTTCTAGTTTGTTAACGCAAAATCCTCTTTGCCGATAATGCTATATTTTTcccatttatttgttttattgattttttcgGATGATAGTTggtatgttattaaataatattcactgTTCTTTATAGGAGCTTAAATTTTTGTTGATTAAGTTTTTCGTtgttgattattatattattatgtgtgttattttttacacataagaattttatatatcgtttcgattttatgaaaatgttttgcaccaaa
This region includes:
- the LOC123696950 gene encoding uncharacterized protein LOC123696950, producing the protein MFSPEEQQMQICLLKSNLEEVENDIVVTKSAMPSLDAENEQKYHKTLNALRISRSLNTEIERLKLENVQLTAKRMQLKKQCEAMSASVDKSRDHRVMLETEVRREQACVESEIRKYEDTLSEIAQRFRQTRAFANEEEINNEIEMIKNITIELEAEEACRQDDVRKLQFEIEELSTGVPEDILNVIGKQEAEEKIKALTDEIEALTSKKEHLVKCRGNMAHFLTRIL